A portion of the Lolium rigidum isolate FL_2022 chromosome 1, APGP_CSIRO_Lrig_0.1, whole genome shotgun sequence genome contains these proteins:
- the LOC124650231 gene encoding zealexin A1 synthase-like, whose amino-acid sequence MVYQYNRLRLPPGPWQLPFIGSLHHLAGQLPHRALRELAQRHGPVMLLRLGEVPTLVLSSPEAAREVMKIQDLAFATRPLTPTMSVVTCSGRDIIFAPYGEYWRHLRKIAVTELLVARRVASFRAIREEEVAAMLREVGSAAAAGCQVDMRARLSTVVSDITFRAVMGDRCKQRELFLRELDNLVGLATGFNPVDLWPSSWLVGRFSGTLRRAEENHALVYGIIRGVIQDHLDRNKQGEEDEDMLDVLLKIHKDGEIDMVAVEAVIFDLFAAGSETSATTLEWAMAELVKNPRVMKKVTAEVRRAFKACHSDSMGS is encoded by the exons ATGGTATATCAGTACAATAGGTTGCGGCTGCCGCCAGGTCCGTGGCAGCTGCCGTTCATTGGCAGCCTGCACCACCTGGCCGGGCAGCTTCCTCACCGTGCCCTGCGCGAGCTCGCGCAGCGCCACGGGCCGGTGATGCTCCTCCGTCTGGGCGAGGTGCCCACGCTGGTGCTGTCGTCCCCGGAGGCAGCCCGCGAGGTGATGAAAATCCAGGACCTGGCGTTCGCGACGCGGCCGCTGACGCCCACCATGAGCGTAGTGACCTGCAGCGGGCGAGACATCATCTTCGCGCCGTACGGCGAGTACTGGCGCCACCTCCGGAAGATCGCCGTCACGGAGCTCCTCGTGGCGCGCCGCGTCGCCTCCTTCCGCGCCATCCGCGAGGAGGAAGTGGCGGCCATGCTGCGTGAGGTCGggtccgccgccgcggccggctgCCAGGTGGATATGCGCGCCCGGCTGTCCACGGTCGTCTCCGACATCACGTTCCGCGCCGTCATGGGCGACCGGTGCAAGCAGCGTGAGCTGTTCCTGCGAGAGCTCGACAACCTCGTTGGGCTCGCGACGGGGTTTAACCCCGTGGACCTGTGGCCGTCGTCATGGCTCGTCGGACGCTTCAGCGGCACCCTGCGCCGCGCCGAGGAGAACCACGCCCTGGTGTACGGTATCATCAGGGGCGTTATCCAGGACCATCTCGACAGGAATAAGCAgggcgaagaagacgaggacatgcTTGACGTGCTGCTCAAAATACACAAGGATGGTGAGATCGACATGGTCGCAGTCGAAGCCGTCATCTTC GATCTCTTCGCCGCCGGCAGCGAGACATCGGCAACAACGTTGGAATGGGCCATGGCAGAGCTGGTCAAGAACCCAAGAGTGATGAAGAAGGTGACGGCCGAGGTGCGCCGAGCCTTCAAGGCCTGCCACTCTGATTCCATG GGTAGCTAA